One window of the Bombyx mori chromosome 20, ASM3026992v2 genome contains the following:
- the LOC101741150 gene encoding oxysterol-binding protein-related protein 3 isoform X5 — translation MKTKHPFALIGDIRWLLVDACSGKDMSQSGKHANDTLHENKRERRRGAAGRAAALRRAPSDSDCSGETASLSADSGDRIVKPQVAPPRSGKSRSRRRGSEWEVLEGLKDGQRFEKRPDVFNGYLHKKRKWPLKGWHKRFFVVDGGILVYARSPADVARGRLHGSVDVGLSVISAKARRRRIDIDADEFIYHLRAKTPDVFRTWLSVLKAHRLYRQHLLTFGARESAPKINAPLDDPAATDTSSQSGGPLENASRELGQAQLSVQQLQRLLDALEMQQQVHHDTDVSLDGASPNVKKDRRKFGLRKKKSNSKCASIELTASHIDPSNSHMALSALTAPPSPGGGASSIPNSAASLPIACAAARPQSLPGAEAFGPTAGPASISSLTPDHQLREDFTVLAKDLVASLKTIVATMVCERSRLRAAMEAADSNGSAGGSVVSALRTNLTSALQQNSGAVAELRSRLSRIHLASDIAEIGSVGPADAVNRPFQQSLSYSSSCVSASEFFDAEEHEDDDLKHEEIIAADESGVIELDGDSSSEAGSLSSEEGSASSDNSEGATGTGEVRARAGGWSRRTRLPAPRPAAAAPTVWNLLYKNIGKDLSQISMPVTINEPLNMLQRLCEELEYSELLDAAAECGSPVERMSLVAAFAVSAYAASAHRAASKPFNPLLAETYECIRDDRGFRFIAEQVSHHPPISACHAESSRWCFWQEARIKTKFWGKSMEFQPTGRVHVRLKTTGDHYTWNKVTTCVHNLFGGQRWVDQYGDMHIACVGADITCKLNFVKASSWSSSRHEVRGSVSGAHNVRLGGRWSEGLHAGDPPAARPLWRPGAMPPDHELYYGFTRFAMELNELEPGMRELLPHTDTRLRPDQRALEEGDVEAAEQLKHELEQAQRERRRARPDHAPAWFRKTASGGEETWQFAGEYWAARDSGFPNLSAPRIW, via the exons GTGACATAAGATGGTTGCTAGTGGACGCCTGTAGCGGCAAAGACATGAGTCAAAGCGGCAAGCATGCGAACGACACGCTCCACGAGAACAAAC GGGAGCGGCGGCGTGGCGCGGCTGGTAGGGCGGCGGCGCTGCGCAGGGCTCCATCCGACTCTGATTGTTCCGGTGAGACAGCCTCACTGTCCGCAGACAGCGGTGACAGGATCGTCAAGCCTCAGGTAGCTCCCCCAAGGAGCGGGAAGTCTCGCAG TCGTCGTCGTGGCAGCGAGTGGGAAGTGCTCGAAGGCCTTAAGGATGGCCAGCGCTTCGAGAAGAGGCCGGACGTCTTCAACGGGTATTTGCATAAGAAGAGGAAATGGCCGTTAAAAGGATGGCACAAG AGGTTCTTCGTAGTAGACGGCGGTATATTAGTCTACGCGCGTTCACCGGCCGACGTGGCCCGCGGTCGGCTCCACGGCTCGGTGGATGTCGGTCTGTCGGTCATCTCGGCCAAGGCTAGACGGCGCCGCATCGACATAGACGCGGACGAGTTCATATACCACTTGAGGGCGAAAACTCCGGATGTTTTCAGGACTTGGCTCAGTGTGCTTAAAGCTCACAG GTTGTACCGTCAACACCTCTTAACCTTTGGAGCCAGGGAGTCTGCACCCAAGATCAATGCTCCTCTTGACGACCCGGCCGCGACCGACACGTCTTCCC AATCCGGTGGTCCACTGGAGAACGCCTCACGTGAGCTGGGACAAGCTCAGCTGTCCGTACAGCAGCTGCAGAGGCTGCTGGATGCGCTGGAGATGCAACAACAAGTCCATCACGATACAGAC GTGTCACTGGACGGCGCTTCGCCGAACGTGAAGAAGGATCGCCGCAAGTTCGGTCTCCGCAAGAAGAAGTCGAACAGTAAATGCGCTTCCATTGAACTCACCGCTTCGCACATCGACCCGTCTAACTCGCACATG GCCCTCTCAGCACTGACCGCGCCTCCATCCCCGGGCGGCGGTGCGTCGTCCATACCTAACTCGGCTGCTTCGCTACCCATAG CATGTGCCGCGGCAAGACCACAGTCGCTTCCCGGAGCCGAGGCCTTCGGGCCAACCGCGGGGCCGGCCTCGATCTCCAGTCTGACTCCTGACCACCAGCTGAGGGAAGACTTCACGGTTCTGGCCAAAGATTTGGTCGCCAGCTTGAAGACCATCGTCGCCACAATG GTTTGTGAACGCAGTCGCCTTAGGGCCGCCATGGAGGCCGCAGACTCGAACGGCTCGGCGGGAGGGTCCGTCGTGTCTGCACTTCGAACCAACCTGACGTCGGCTCTGCAACAGAATTCTG GTGCGGTTGCAGAGTTGAGGTCCCGCCTGTCCAGGATCCACCTGGCCTCCGACATCGCAGAGATCGGCTCCGTGGGACCTGCTGATGCG GTGAACCGTCCATTCCAGCAGTCTCTCAGCTACAGCTCGTCCTGCGTGTCTGCTTCGGAGTTCTTCGACGCGGAGGAGCATGAAGATGACGATCTAAAACATGAAGAAATCATTGCGGCTGATGAG AGCGGCGTCATAGAACTGGACGGTGACTCCTCGTCGGAAGCCGGATCCTTGAGCAGCGAGGAGGGCTCGGCGAGCTCGGACAACTCTGAGGGCGCCA CGGGTACGGGGGAGGTGCGGGCGCGCGCGGGGGGCTGGTCGCGGCGCACGCGGCTgcccgccccgcgccccgccGCCGCGGCGCCCACCGTGTGGAACCTGCTCTACAAGAACATCGGGAAGGACCTGAGCCAGATATCCATGCCGGTCACCATCAACGAGCCCCTCAACATGCTGCAG CGTCTATGCGAAGAGTTGGAGTACTCGGAGCTGCTGGACGCGGCGGCGGAGTGCGGCAGCCCGGTGGAGCGCATGTCGCTGGTGGCCGCCTTCGCAGTCTCGGCCTACGCGGCCTCCGCGCACCGCGCCGCCTCCAAGCCCTTCAACCCGCTGCTGGCCGAGACCTACGAGTGCATCCGGGACGACCGCGGCTTCCGGTTCATTGCTGAACAG GTCTCACACCACCCCCCCATATCAGCGTGCCACGCGGAGTCTAGCCGCTGGTGCTTCTGGCAGGAAGCCCGCATCAAAACCAAGTTCTGGGGGAAATCGATGGAGTTCCAGCCGACGGGGCGGGTGCACGTCCGGCTGAAGACCACCGGCGATCATTACACTTGGAACAAG GTGACGACGTGCGTGCACAACCTGTTCGGCGGCCAGCGCTGGGTGGACCAGTACGGCGACATGCACATCGCCTGTGTCGGCGCCGACATCACGTGCAAACTCAACTTCGTCAAG GCCAGCTCGTGGTCCAGCAGCCGGCACGAGGTGCGCGGCAGCGTGTCCGGCGCGCACAACGTGCGGCTCGGCGGGCGCTGGTCCGAGGGTCTGCACGCCGGGGACCCGCCCGCCGCCCGGCCGCTGTGGAGACCCG GCGCCATGCCTCCCGACCATGAGCTGTACTACGGGTTCACGCGCTTCGCCATGGAGCTCAACGAGCTGGAGCCCGGCATGCGCGAGCTGCTGCCCCACACCGACACCAGGCTCAG GCCGGACCAGCGCGCTCTGGAGGAGGGCGACGTCGAGGCCGCCGAGCAGCTCAAGCACGAGCTGGAGCAGGCGCAGCGCGAGCGGCGCCGGGCGCGCCCCGACCACGCGCCCGCCTGGTTCCG
- the LOC101741150 gene encoding oxysterol-binding protein-related protein 3 isoform X4 → MKTKHPFALIGDIRWLLVDACSGKDMSQSGKHANDTLHENKRERRRGAAGRAAALRRAPSDSDCSGETASLSADSGDRIVKPQVAPPRSGKSRSRRRGSEWEVLEGLKDGQRFEKRPDVFNGYLHKKRKWPLKGWHKRFFVVDGGILVYARSPADVARGRLHGSVDVGLSVISAKARRRRIDIDADEFIYHLRAKTPDVFRTWLSVLKAHRLYRQHLLTFGARESAPKINAPLDDPAATDTSSRLVSPTTATIRGPQFVSGTPGGRLASWIIESGGPLENASRELGQAQLSVQQLQRLLDALEMQQQVHHDTDVSLDGASPNVKKDRRKFGLRKKKSNSKCASIELTASHIDPSNSHMALSALTAPPSPGGGASSIPNSAASLPIACAAARPQSLPGAEAFGPTAGPASISSLTPDHQLREDFTVLAKDLVASLKTIVATMVCERSRLRAAMEAADSNGSAGGSVVSALRTNLTSALQQNSELRSRLSRIHLASDIAEIGSVGPADAVNRPFQQSLSYSSSCVSASEFFDAEEHEDDDLKHEEIIAADESGVIELDGDSSSEAGSLSSEEGSASSDNSEGATGTGEVRARAGGWSRRTRLPAPRPAAAAPTVWNLLYKNIGKDLSQISMPVTINEPLNMLQRLCEELEYSELLDAAAECGSPVERMSLVAAFAVSAYAASAHRAASKPFNPLLAETYECIRDDRGFRFIAEQVSHHPPISACHAESSRWCFWQEARIKTKFWGKSMEFQPTGRVHVRLKTTGDHYTWNKVTTCVHNLFGGQRWVDQYGDMHIACVGADITCKLNFVKASSWSSSRHEVRGSVSGAHNVRLGGRWSEGLHAGDPPAARPLWRPGAMPPDHELYYGFTRFAMELNELEPGMRELLPHTDTRLRPDQRALEEGDVEAAEQLKHELEQAQRERRRARPDHAPAWFRKTASGGEETWQFAGEYWAARDSGFPNLSAPRIW, encoded by the exons GTGACATAAGATGGTTGCTAGTGGACGCCTGTAGCGGCAAAGACATGAGTCAAAGCGGCAAGCATGCGAACGACACGCTCCACGAGAACAAAC GGGAGCGGCGGCGTGGCGCGGCTGGTAGGGCGGCGGCGCTGCGCAGGGCTCCATCCGACTCTGATTGTTCCGGTGAGACAGCCTCACTGTCCGCAGACAGCGGTGACAGGATCGTCAAGCCTCAGGTAGCTCCCCCAAGGAGCGGGAAGTCTCGCAG TCGTCGTCGTGGCAGCGAGTGGGAAGTGCTCGAAGGCCTTAAGGATGGCCAGCGCTTCGAGAAGAGGCCGGACGTCTTCAACGGGTATTTGCATAAGAAGAGGAAATGGCCGTTAAAAGGATGGCACAAG AGGTTCTTCGTAGTAGACGGCGGTATATTAGTCTACGCGCGTTCACCGGCCGACGTGGCCCGCGGTCGGCTCCACGGCTCGGTGGATGTCGGTCTGTCGGTCATCTCGGCCAAGGCTAGACGGCGCCGCATCGACATAGACGCGGACGAGTTCATATACCACTTGAGGGCGAAAACTCCGGATGTTTTCAGGACTTGGCTCAGTGTGCTTAAAGCTCACAG GTTGTACCGTCAACACCTCTTAACCTTTGGAGCCAGGGAGTCTGCACCCAAGATCAATGCTCCTCTTGACGACCCGGCCGCGACCGACACGTCTTCCC GGCTGGTAAGTCCCACGACAGCCACGATTAGAGGACCGCAATTCGTATCCGGCACGCCCGGCGGACGACTCGCCAGTTGGATCATCG AATCCGGTGGTCCACTGGAGAACGCCTCACGTGAGCTGGGACAAGCTCAGCTGTCCGTACAGCAGCTGCAGAGGCTGCTGGATGCGCTGGAGATGCAACAACAAGTCCATCACGATACAGAC GTGTCACTGGACGGCGCTTCGCCGAACGTGAAGAAGGATCGCCGCAAGTTCGGTCTCCGCAAGAAGAAGTCGAACAGTAAATGCGCTTCCATTGAACTCACCGCTTCGCACATCGACCCGTCTAACTCGCACATG GCCCTCTCAGCACTGACCGCGCCTCCATCCCCGGGCGGCGGTGCGTCGTCCATACCTAACTCGGCTGCTTCGCTACCCATAG CATGTGCCGCGGCAAGACCACAGTCGCTTCCCGGAGCCGAGGCCTTCGGGCCAACCGCGGGGCCGGCCTCGATCTCCAGTCTGACTCCTGACCACCAGCTGAGGGAAGACTTCACGGTTCTGGCCAAAGATTTGGTCGCCAGCTTGAAGACCATCGTCGCCACAATG GTTTGTGAACGCAGTCGCCTTAGGGCCGCCATGGAGGCCGCAGACTCGAACGGCTCGGCGGGAGGGTCCGTCGTGTCTGCACTTCGAACCAACCTGACGTCGGCTCTGCAACAGAATTCTG AGTTGAGGTCCCGCCTGTCCAGGATCCACCTGGCCTCCGACATCGCAGAGATCGGCTCCGTGGGACCTGCTGATGCG GTGAACCGTCCATTCCAGCAGTCTCTCAGCTACAGCTCGTCCTGCGTGTCTGCTTCGGAGTTCTTCGACGCGGAGGAGCATGAAGATGACGATCTAAAACATGAAGAAATCATTGCGGCTGATGAG AGCGGCGTCATAGAACTGGACGGTGACTCCTCGTCGGAAGCCGGATCCTTGAGCAGCGAGGAGGGCTCGGCGAGCTCGGACAACTCTGAGGGCGCCA CGGGTACGGGGGAGGTGCGGGCGCGCGCGGGGGGCTGGTCGCGGCGCACGCGGCTgcccgccccgcgccccgccGCCGCGGCGCCCACCGTGTGGAACCTGCTCTACAAGAACATCGGGAAGGACCTGAGCCAGATATCCATGCCGGTCACCATCAACGAGCCCCTCAACATGCTGCAG CGTCTATGCGAAGAGTTGGAGTACTCGGAGCTGCTGGACGCGGCGGCGGAGTGCGGCAGCCCGGTGGAGCGCATGTCGCTGGTGGCCGCCTTCGCAGTCTCGGCCTACGCGGCCTCCGCGCACCGCGCCGCCTCCAAGCCCTTCAACCCGCTGCTGGCCGAGACCTACGAGTGCATCCGGGACGACCGCGGCTTCCGGTTCATTGCTGAACAG GTCTCACACCACCCCCCCATATCAGCGTGCCACGCGGAGTCTAGCCGCTGGTGCTTCTGGCAGGAAGCCCGCATCAAAACCAAGTTCTGGGGGAAATCGATGGAGTTCCAGCCGACGGGGCGGGTGCACGTCCGGCTGAAGACCACCGGCGATCATTACACTTGGAACAAG GTGACGACGTGCGTGCACAACCTGTTCGGCGGCCAGCGCTGGGTGGACCAGTACGGCGACATGCACATCGCCTGTGTCGGCGCCGACATCACGTGCAAACTCAACTTCGTCAAG GCCAGCTCGTGGTCCAGCAGCCGGCACGAGGTGCGCGGCAGCGTGTCCGGCGCGCACAACGTGCGGCTCGGCGGGCGCTGGTCCGAGGGTCTGCACGCCGGGGACCCGCCCGCCGCCCGGCCGCTGTGGAGACCCG GCGCCATGCCTCCCGACCATGAGCTGTACTACGGGTTCACGCGCTTCGCCATGGAGCTCAACGAGCTGGAGCCCGGCATGCGCGAGCTGCTGCCCCACACCGACACCAGGCTCAG GCCGGACCAGCGCGCTCTGGAGGAGGGCGACGTCGAGGCCGCCGAGCAGCTCAAGCACGAGCTGGAGCAGGCGCAGCGCGAGCGGCGCCGGGCGCGCCCCGACCACGCGCCCGCCTGGTTCCG
- the LOC101741150 gene encoding oxysterol-binding protein-related protein 3 isoform X3: MKTKHPFALIGDIRWLLVDACSGKDMSQSGKHANDTLHENKRERRRGAAGRAAALRRAPSDSDCSGETASLSADSGDRIVKPQVAPPRSGKSRSRRRGSEWEVLEGLKDGQRFEKRPDVFNGYLHKKRKWPLKGWHKRFFVVDGGILVYARSPADVARGRLHGSVDVGLSVISAKARRRRIDIDADEFIYHLRAKTPDVFRTWLSVLKAHRLYRQHLLTFGARESAPKINAPLDDPAATDTSSRLVSPTTATIRGPQFVSGTPGGRLASWIIESGGPLENASRELGQAQLSVQQLQRLLDALEMQQQVHHDTDVSLDGASPNVKKDRRKFGLRKKKSNSKCASIELTASHIDPSNSHMALSALTAPPSPGGGASSIPNSAASLPIACAAARPQSLPGAEAFGPTAGPASISSLTPDHQLREDFTVLAKDLVASLKTIVATMVCERSRLRAAMEAADSNGSAGGSVVSALRTNLTSALQQNSGAVAELRSRLSRIHLASDIAEIGSVGPADAVNRPFQQSLSYSSSCVSASEFFDAEEHEDDDLKHEEIIAADESGVIELDGDSSSEAGSLSSEEGSASSDNSEGATGTGEVRARAGGWSRRTRLPAPRPAAAAPTVWNLLYKNIGKDLSQISMPVTINEPLNMLQRLCEELEYSELLDAAAECGSPVERMSLVAAFAVSAYAASAHRAASKPFNPLLAETYECIRDDRGFRFIAEQVSHHPPISACHAESSRWCFWQEARIKTKFWGKSMEFQPTGRVHVRLKTTGDHYTWNKVTTCVHNLFGGQRWVDQYGDMHIACVGADITCKLNFVKASSWSSSRHEVRGSVSGAHNVRLGGRWSEGLHAGDPPAARPLWRPGAMPPDHELYYGFTRFAMELNELEPGMRELLPHTDTRLRPDQRALEEGDVEAAEQLKHELEQAQRERRRARPDHAPAWFRKTASGGEETWQFAGEYWAARDSGFPNLSAPRIW, encoded by the exons GTGACATAAGATGGTTGCTAGTGGACGCCTGTAGCGGCAAAGACATGAGTCAAAGCGGCAAGCATGCGAACGACACGCTCCACGAGAACAAAC GGGAGCGGCGGCGTGGCGCGGCTGGTAGGGCGGCGGCGCTGCGCAGGGCTCCATCCGACTCTGATTGTTCCGGTGAGACAGCCTCACTGTCCGCAGACAGCGGTGACAGGATCGTCAAGCCTCAGGTAGCTCCCCCAAGGAGCGGGAAGTCTCGCAG TCGTCGTCGTGGCAGCGAGTGGGAAGTGCTCGAAGGCCTTAAGGATGGCCAGCGCTTCGAGAAGAGGCCGGACGTCTTCAACGGGTATTTGCATAAGAAGAGGAAATGGCCGTTAAAAGGATGGCACAAG AGGTTCTTCGTAGTAGACGGCGGTATATTAGTCTACGCGCGTTCACCGGCCGACGTGGCCCGCGGTCGGCTCCACGGCTCGGTGGATGTCGGTCTGTCGGTCATCTCGGCCAAGGCTAGACGGCGCCGCATCGACATAGACGCGGACGAGTTCATATACCACTTGAGGGCGAAAACTCCGGATGTTTTCAGGACTTGGCTCAGTGTGCTTAAAGCTCACAG GTTGTACCGTCAACACCTCTTAACCTTTGGAGCCAGGGAGTCTGCACCCAAGATCAATGCTCCTCTTGACGACCCGGCCGCGACCGACACGTCTTCCC GGCTGGTAAGTCCCACGACAGCCACGATTAGAGGACCGCAATTCGTATCCGGCACGCCCGGCGGACGACTCGCCAGTTGGATCATCG AATCCGGTGGTCCACTGGAGAACGCCTCACGTGAGCTGGGACAAGCTCAGCTGTCCGTACAGCAGCTGCAGAGGCTGCTGGATGCGCTGGAGATGCAACAACAAGTCCATCACGATACAGAC GTGTCACTGGACGGCGCTTCGCCGAACGTGAAGAAGGATCGCCGCAAGTTCGGTCTCCGCAAGAAGAAGTCGAACAGTAAATGCGCTTCCATTGAACTCACCGCTTCGCACATCGACCCGTCTAACTCGCACATG GCCCTCTCAGCACTGACCGCGCCTCCATCCCCGGGCGGCGGTGCGTCGTCCATACCTAACTCGGCTGCTTCGCTACCCATAG CATGTGCCGCGGCAAGACCACAGTCGCTTCCCGGAGCCGAGGCCTTCGGGCCAACCGCGGGGCCGGCCTCGATCTCCAGTCTGACTCCTGACCACCAGCTGAGGGAAGACTTCACGGTTCTGGCCAAAGATTTGGTCGCCAGCTTGAAGACCATCGTCGCCACAATG GTTTGTGAACGCAGTCGCCTTAGGGCCGCCATGGAGGCCGCAGACTCGAACGGCTCGGCGGGAGGGTCCGTCGTGTCTGCACTTCGAACCAACCTGACGTCGGCTCTGCAACAGAATTCTG GTGCGGTTGCAGAGTTGAGGTCCCGCCTGTCCAGGATCCACCTGGCCTCCGACATCGCAGAGATCGGCTCCGTGGGACCTGCTGATGCG GTGAACCGTCCATTCCAGCAGTCTCTCAGCTACAGCTCGTCCTGCGTGTCTGCTTCGGAGTTCTTCGACGCGGAGGAGCATGAAGATGACGATCTAAAACATGAAGAAATCATTGCGGCTGATGAG AGCGGCGTCATAGAACTGGACGGTGACTCCTCGTCGGAAGCCGGATCCTTGAGCAGCGAGGAGGGCTCGGCGAGCTCGGACAACTCTGAGGGCGCCA CGGGTACGGGGGAGGTGCGGGCGCGCGCGGGGGGCTGGTCGCGGCGCACGCGGCTgcccgccccgcgccccgccGCCGCGGCGCCCACCGTGTGGAACCTGCTCTACAAGAACATCGGGAAGGACCTGAGCCAGATATCCATGCCGGTCACCATCAACGAGCCCCTCAACATGCTGCAG CGTCTATGCGAAGAGTTGGAGTACTCGGAGCTGCTGGACGCGGCGGCGGAGTGCGGCAGCCCGGTGGAGCGCATGTCGCTGGTGGCCGCCTTCGCAGTCTCGGCCTACGCGGCCTCCGCGCACCGCGCCGCCTCCAAGCCCTTCAACCCGCTGCTGGCCGAGACCTACGAGTGCATCCGGGACGACCGCGGCTTCCGGTTCATTGCTGAACAG GTCTCACACCACCCCCCCATATCAGCGTGCCACGCGGAGTCTAGCCGCTGGTGCTTCTGGCAGGAAGCCCGCATCAAAACCAAGTTCTGGGGGAAATCGATGGAGTTCCAGCCGACGGGGCGGGTGCACGTCCGGCTGAAGACCACCGGCGATCATTACACTTGGAACAAG GTGACGACGTGCGTGCACAACCTGTTCGGCGGCCAGCGCTGGGTGGACCAGTACGGCGACATGCACATCGCCTGTGTCGGCGCCGACATCACGTGCAAACTCAACTTCGTCAAG GCCAGCTCGTGGTCCAGCAGCCGGCACGAGGTGCGCGGCAGCGTGTCCGGCGCGCACAACGTGCGGCTCGGCGGGCGCTGGTCCGAGGGTCTGCACGCCGGGGACCCGCCCGCCGCCCGGCCGCTGTGGAGACCCG GCGCCATGCCTCCCGACCATGAGCTGTACTACGGGTTCACGCGCTTCGCCATGGAGCTCAACGAGCTGGAGCCCGGCATGCGCGAGCTGCTGCCCCACACCGACACCAGGCTCAG GCCGGACCAGCGCGCTCTGGAGGAGGGCGACGTCGAGGCCGCCGAGCAGCTCAAGCACGAGCTGGAGCAGGCGCAGCGCGAGCGGCGCCGGGCGCGCCCCGACCACGCGCCCGCCTGGTTCCG